A genome region from Pirellulales bacterium includes the following:
- a CDS encoding PEP-CTERM sorting domain-containing protein (PEP-CTERM proteins occur, often in large numbers, in the proteomes of bacteria that also encode an exosortase, a predicted intramembrane cysteine proteinase. The presence of a PEP-CTERM domain at a protein's C-terminus predicts cleavage within the sorting domain, followed by covalent anchoring to some some component of the (usually Gram-negative) cell surface. Many PEP-CTERM proteins exhibit an unusual sequence composition that includes large numbers of potential glycosylation sites. Expression of one such protein has been shown restore the ability of a bacterium to form floc, a type of biofilm.), with protein MSRFPAVRVCFACSLILVVTGSLPERVAADQLALSGVDLVWDTLAPSPTFKVSVKNNTDSDPVADYLSGFQLFLKIQPTPTAVGTLEFDNPSAPSDYLLDGNSLGLSNTIGPPDEMFSFDVTLPPSLGGSGPIPVPTTLAGLVQFEFIKSANALGTFQIVAANGQQGSLWTGNESLDPASRHFANLPFSSELVLGTVTIVPEPATIVLALTGFAAIGLMARRRAPR; from the coding sequence ATGTCTCGCTTTCCTGCGGTTCGCGTTTGCTTTGCCTGTTCACTGATCTTGGTCGTTACAGGCAGTCTGCCTGAGCGCGTTGCGGCCGATCAGCTCGCCTTGTCCGGCGTCGATCTGGTTTGGGATACGCTGGCCCCGTCGCCCACCTTCAAGGTGAGTGTCAAGAACAATACTGATAGCGATCCGGTGGCCGATTATCTCAGCGGCTTCCAGCTCTTTCTCAAGATCCAGCCCACGCCGACGGCGGTCGGTACGCTGGAATTCGACAACCCGAGCGCGCCGAGCGATTACCTGCTCGACGGCAACAGCCTGGGCCTGTCGAACACGATTGGTCCGCCGGACGAAATGTTCTCGTTCGACGTGACCTTGCCGCCCAGTTTGGGCGGCAGCGGACCGATTCCCGTGCCGACCACGCTGGCGGGCCTAGTGCAATTCGAATTCATCAAGTCGGCGAATGCGCTGGGCACCTTCCAGATCGTGGCGGCCAACGGCCAGCAAGGTTCGCTGTGGACGGGAAACGAAAGTCTCGATCCTGCTTCGCGACACTTTGCCAATTTGCCGTTTTCGAGTGAGCTCGTGTTGGGCACCGTAACGATCGTCCCGGAACCGGCAACGATCGTACTCGCCTTGACCGGTTTCGCGGCGATTGGACTCATGGCTCGACGCCGCGCACCGCGCTAG